The genomic segment ATGTTTTGTTCATCTCAGTCTTTTTGAATTTAGAGCCTTTCTTTCGATCATCTCTAGATGGCTTGTTGTATATATCTTTGTATTTATCAAGCAGAACTTTCTTTTCCTCTAGTAGTCCAAGCATTTCGTATGCATCTTCAATCTTCCGTATAATATCTTTGCTTGGAGGTTTACGACCACATGCTTCTAGTTCTTTGAAGAGCTAAGTCAAGAAAAAAAGACAGGGAAAGTCATTCATATAAGTTTTTCTATCACATGAAAGTACGTGAAAATAATCTAAACTGCATTAGAAGATAAGCAGTTTAAGGTCCATACCCTGACAAGCCTGTCTAGCCTATTATTTCTGTAGTAGATAGCCAACATAAGACGGCAGAAACGCCAAGGAACTGAATGCAGATCATGGGCTATTTTCTTCTGCCAGATTTTATGTGCTTCCTCTGCTCTATTATCCTTCTCAAGTGCACACACTAATAGCTCGTATGTTCTCATTGTATTTCCTTGCCCTTTGCTCAGCATCCATTTTATCACCTGAGTATGTGTTAGCCGAAGTTTGCTTCAAAGTGTACAAAAAGACAAATGTAGTTGAAATCAAGCAATTTACAATATGCTATACTTGGACAATTCTATGCCACTGTTCCTCCTTTTCAAGAGCTGAAAGTGCTTGCTTTAGCGAGGCCAGAGGAAAATCCTGCTCAAACGCAATCCAAGCATCGAGGGTGCTGTAAACAGCTTCTCTTGAATCTTCAAGGTCAAGGAGCTGCAGTTAGAGGACATTTAAGTTAGCAATTTTGTTGCTCTGGGAAAAAACAGCTAAATGACTGCACTAAAAAAACTTATTGATAAATTTCAGGACGCACAAGTGATGTGATTTTATCCATCCTGTGCAAGGATGAAGGCTATAATTTGTGCACCCAGGTAAATACCAAAAGATCAATGGGTCATTTCAATCTTGGTATACAAGGAGGATATGATCCAATTCTAATTCAAATCAAGAGCAAGAGGTGCTCCCATAACCGACTTTCCTAGGAAAACAATTCATCATATTACTATTGTAATGAATAAGCTGCTATCTTTCTTTTATCGAAACCAAGCTGCATGTTGATTACAAAACTATAAACAGTTCACCTTCCATCACCAATGAAATCATGTGAACAGTCAACCCACTACTATCATGTAAGTGCAAGAAAACCGTCTATAAAATTTACCAGTACTGTTCATGCAGTTTATATCTGGTGAATAATCAATGGAATATTCACATGCTAGAATATGTTGTCAATGTGCTTTCCATTGTCACATATAGTTTTCACAATGTTGTAAAAGCTATACACATGATTAGCGTGCTTCAGCTAACATATAATCATCATTTAAAACGTGATATAATCAAACCGTACAAGGTAAAACAAACGATATCAAAACTATCATTACATACAGTGTTGATAAGAAATTTCCTTTTCTCTGCCGAGGACAGATTTTTCCCAATCGGACCTTGTTTCAGTTCCCTTGTGCTCTTTTGTATGCGATCAATTATTATGTCATTATCCTGTGAAACAAAGTCAAATTCTTCAAACCCCATCTTATATAACTCCAGGGGTTGTGAAGCTAAATAAATCTACCAACCTCCAGAATCATAGGGGAAAGAAAAGGAACCATTACACCAAAAAGAATGTAACTAAAACTGCAATAAAACCTCATAGGGAAGTGACCAGGAAAAAAAAGGGCAAGGAACTATGCCATGTTACCAGGGCTGTAGTTATTgcggaaagaaaaagaagtaaTCCTCCCAGTATGAACGATGCAGGATGGCATCTAGTTTGAATATCAACTACACTATATGACATGCCGAGCAACTAAAAAAAGTAACTACAAGGTTCAAGGGTATCTGAGTAGTGATCAAACAGACGGAAGGACCAGTAACATGAAAGAATTACAAAGAGTAAATATAAATACAAAACAAAGATTCATGATAATGTGGGTACCTTTGAGGGCGTAGTTGGTTTCAACTCCTTTTGCTGATTCACTCGACCACTGTTTACTTTATTATTAGTGGAGAAATCTCTAGTAGTATGCTTGCTACACTGACCAGCTATGAGCTAAACAGATGAATCAGATGTGCAAATAGTTTACAAGTAAAGGAATTAAGGAAGAGCAACTTCTTGCTTAGGATGAAGAGGAGTGTACCTCGATATGTGAACTCCAGAACCTGCACGATGTAAATGAAGAAGGGAAATTTTATCAAACACTTCCTCCTTATGAAACCATAAACTATGAAGCTGGTAAAAAGAAACGCAATTAAGTTAAAAACTTGCAATTTCCACCGTCACATATACCGGCACCTGCCAATgaaaaactaatattttatctACAGTAGCAGGTAATTTAGTCTCAGAATAAACAACTATGtttcctcacaaaaaaaaagaggaaaggaAAAACTCCGTTGCTTTGTAAACTTTGAACACCTACAGTGGCAAGTGGCATTCAAAGCATAAGCTACTTGTTTCAACAATTAGTAAAGAACAGTACTAAGTAGTTAATTGTTGCATTAGTTGAACCATCTGAAAGAATTACAAAATTAGCAGGAGTGTCCAAATTCGAAACAAGAACGAGCAGGGAAAAAGAAACGGAGAAGGGGAGTTCCAATATGATGCTTATACTGTCACAATAGCAACTTGAATCGGCACTTGACAACACTACGACGAAGCATGAAAACGGAGTATCATACACTATGAAGAGCtaaacaaaaacagagagtggTTTCCACAAACTCGGCATCAAGCAACAATCTTTTCGCAATTAAACGTGAAACTAGCCGTTCCATCCTGACGCTCGTGCACCCGGCGCGCACTGCGTCCAAAGTAAGTACTAGCAGTGCTGATTTGCTAGAAGACAGGCATGGTGATTTGAAGGATGCAAGAAAGGTGGGGTTATGGTAGGTGGTTGcggaaggaaggagaaggaactCACGGGTGGAAGGGGACAGGATCGCCGGCGGCGCGACAGGTGACGGGTAGGCGGTGAAGAGCGCGGAGGGATTGCTGGAGATGGCTgagcatggcggcggcggcggcggcggcggacggctcAGCTTGGGAGCGGGCGAGCGGCGCAGGCCAAGGACCCGCGATGAGTCGCTTTGTGATGGGTATGGGCTGGGCTCACAAATTTCCACACAGATGTGGTCAGTGCTGGCCCATGTATCCACTGCAACTcggagatttttatttttatttttatattttttggattaaaaatttaaataaatagattgtCTTGGAAAAAGTTGCAAACCTAGATACCtacagccctctgagagggcggttaggccacccgaTTAGGcttgctaaccgccccctcagagggcggcaacgCCCGTGCCCACTCCTTACCGTAGCTTGCTGTCTTAACTATACTTCGATTGCTGGCATTTGAACCTTTATTTGTAAGTACATGCCGCAATATGTTCATGTTGCATATGGTTGTATATTCAATTTGCATTCAATGTATATTGTTTCTGTCTATATCTAGCAATGCATTAATAtccatgtctttcaaatgcagatatggcggaACCTGCGACCTACGAGCTTCtggaccctgcagtggacaagtgGCACGGCAACTTCTTGTCcaccgagcaccagacggagttaggagtgttctgaccacggggccctggagagctgcttacgatcgacgatcgatggaagcacaggtacttcgaTACTTTCATACGAATTTACCATATCACTGATGTAATTCTATATTATTAATGTACTTCGATACttttaggttggcagcggcgggactcctaccgctttgccatttggttgaggcccgatcgacggagaaccccgaggcagcggcGCGTCATTTCTACTTTGACTGGTCgttgatagcagcactggtcgactgATGGAGgtcggagacacatacgttccatctcccgtgcggcgagatgaccccgaccttgcaggacgtagcctacctcttaagCCTACCTCGcacgggagctgcggttggggtcatcgatatggatgctgactggatcaacgtcatgcatcagcgctttggcccggttGAGCGGAAGGCGGACACCCCCCCccacgtgcctgagttcttgtccgatgtacgagggccaacgaaaaagtggatcctacagtttcagATCCGGTACAATACAACATATCATTTACTATTCGAGTATCTAGTTATGATCATTATTGATACCTGTCATATTTGCAGCCGACGTACATACACCCCCAGGCCAACGCATACTCGgtctccaggcatttggaggcctatctgctttggctgtttgggTGGATTATGTTCCCCAGCGGCTAAAGCCACCTGTTTACtaggacgcttgtgccgtacgccaggttgatagtggatgctgatggcgaggaggtaccgcagttcagttgggcatctgttgtccttgctgcgacgtatcgggcgctctgcaaCGCGTGCACAAAgaaagagccactagccacttttgccgggtgtccacttcttctgcagctgtggtcctACGAGCGGTTCGCCATAGGCAGGCCAGTGGTGGACtactccccgtacccagaggaatggtacggcgagccggaggaggacgtgcctaccatggcctcgatgtggtgccgTCGTCGAGTACGTACTTTTTATTAACACTTTCTTTGGCACGCTTGTTATCTCTAATGATTTCTAACGATGTTTCTCACGCAGCCACACTAGGCGCATGAGCAGCCTTGCAACGCTTATGAGCATTTTTGGTCCCAGTTCGATAGGCTACGTCCGGACGACGTGGTATGGCAGCCGTACAACATGTTGGCCGTCCAAGGCCGTGCAGGTTTGGGTTTGTCGccgttgtgtacccgcgacgaggaTTACTAGCTTACGAAGGCACCACTTGTCTTCGAcgtctacgtcgaggagtactcaccgcaccgcgtcatgcagcagtttggccgtcaccaggcattccctctcgtccacattcgtACTATCCCCGTGCATGTCCATAGGTACATATGCGTAATTAAAATTTTCGTAACCTTCATCTTACTGTGATTTACATTTAAcatggttcacttgcaggtacACACGCAAAGGCCAGccggctggcaacctctgggcagatcgcttggccccttacgtggcagcATGgacccaagcgctacaggatgtcGTAGAGGAGGCGCGTCCCTTCAACGAGCGGAGCTTCAATGACTACCTACTGTGGTACGTTCCACGTACACgcacacgggtcacctacacccctgagggtgtccggccccacatcgcgtcgactacggaggcatacccggtccattgggacgaggacgctgcattagcggtatgttTTACTTACAAGTCAGTAGCCCATACTCAAGGAACAAAACATGTAcattttaattgtttttttcttgttcgtaTCCGTAGGCCAATATCATTTACGATGTCCATAGGGATGCAGCTAGTACCATGGACCGCCTCTGGCAAGGCCAgcacctcagtgcgtcggatgttgcaggttcatcaagcgggttttcgacaagactgCGCacgccttgaagcttacctcctgCCGATCCACCACAAATGTAGCTGGagcgcctcccaggtctagtggggtccacgccgagtcgtcttGGAGGTTAGATGTGCACCACCGTTCatcggtgtcggcacccacacgaccccttttaccacgtcatgCAGGATCAGAGCAAATAGGTACGAATTTTTAATTCGCACGATAAAATATATTCGTTTCTTACTGAtgcattgattattaaacttttattaggtgcacctacacaagccTCGACGCAACCTCGTAGACCAAGCCCTGTgtgtccaccctcaggtactgggcgCCCTCTTCATCCCCGTTTTCAATATATTCAGCAAATTAAGCTAATATTATGCACATgttacttcggtgatgaggcTGGGCCGTCTTCAGCGGCCCCACGCCCTTTCCCACCAGCACTgttcgagccatactacggcacgcccgcctggccatcttctgctgcaccggcataccacgtaggtacaattgtgcattttttactactactttcatttccacattgttcatatctaatataattatttgtttgTAGGCCCCTTCAGCCAGTACACATGAACACCAGGaaagccttcacagtcctcgtaccctagtcaggaggatgaggctgacCCGAACCCCGCGTACGACCTcgttcgtgacttcttcgggggcacacctgactatgacgtcctccagcggtcccaggtacccagtgctccacttcagACACAGTCCACGCACGACGAGgctcgacaccggtgctccctactaggcctaccagacaggtTGGTCCACCcaaccccctcacctactccaggggccacgtgagggtcaactagcggcatcgggaccacgatggggggcatggccgacggcagcgggggagtcagcagtagaattttacatttatttttgtaacttacatatgcatattcgattcacgatgtactcctacgtattcagacatgtgtaatctttatggtccacttagcatgtcgtaactgcatttcttattccaatacGATGGCATGCTAGTCGCATTTCTTAATCCGATATGACCACACGCTACATTCTATTATCCTCACCAatgtatatcttacaaagctacttatacacgaagtgacagCTCGCTTACTCTATCGggagtgtaactttaatcatgaagtgaccacactactgaactttaaccatgacatgacaacacatgtctccttgcgcaggctttagacaagaagtgacaacaccggacagcttttaccacacaataaatgacaatataggtaccaataaacatggaatctctgtccatcatcaatgacacaaTTTTCCCATTCTTCAATATAGAATCCAATGATCTTGCCACCATCTAAGCTCttgcactcactcctttcttcaaaagtgaatccaatgctcctgcctcccccaaccataaatagccgaacctccgtacgttgatgcaccactcatttctcatatctatcaagtgcaatgtcttcctcagctccaccaaacccaccaaagaaacattgggggattttcatccctcaaggtatcgaaccaccgatgtgcttttgtggtgacctTTGCAGGCTCCGCGAGTCGTAAgatatctcatacacctatgggctgcacttcttcatgtgtgccaactacgaatataacaagcctcaacatggaatATATGAGTATCCACCAGTATAACAACATATATAAGCCACATCTCTGCCGATTccgcaccctgttttactaaccgctcatcttgttctatttattcagtcccctccaccgctttgtgattttattcaatggctctaCAATaagcaaaatgaggaacagaagcaATAGgttgacatgaacatgaggtggagaagggaagcttacgcacgtcgggagtacgagcaacgaCAAGAGGAACTTCATCtaaagcgggaggaagaagagcgcatgaggaaggcggcgcacgaccataCCGTGTCTCAgtctcgggaggctgagagggcaaggaagcaggAGAGAGCCCACTGTGCTAAGGTGGCAGGTCCCGATACCCTCTGAAAggaaaaatatcctagatgcactcagtaaagagtatctaatgtaacccgacatacttccactccctaagacatgttatgattaggagcgatGCACTAATAAGTAgttcttagtgcgaaccgtataTGCCACCTTCGTTTCTTCGTCATGTCGTCGTAGTTACAGTcttatgtaatgttttcaccctatgtttactACTATGTTTGTCGCCGTTCGCACTTCATAcccacgtaatatgctgcgagtgctaattactgattttttattctccgactattacataacctactctaaattctcgcttcctcagtataccattttcactcctcttcaatatttttaattccaaattttcttaatgtactattttaaattttgatgaaatacacaaaattttgcaatttttggagaaaaaattgCCATTACCGCCCCCTCAAAGGGCGGCTaggctgctaaccgccctcccagGCCCTAACCACCCGCCCTACCAGGGGCGGTTAGCGgacctaaccgccctctcagagggctgcaggcatctagttttgcaatttttttcacgagaaatctatttatttaaatttttaatcgaaaaaatataaaaataaaaaaaacccaaCTTGGAGTATGCTTGGAGCAAGGCATTGCGGGAAAGAAACATGCCCTCAGCATCTGCGGAGGCGAGGAGGACGACGTCGAGATCCCAGCTGCTTTGAGCTCTGTGACCATGGATTAACAAACCAAACATATATATTTCGTAGGGTCTGCATGCCAATGGCTATTTTCCCGTACAATCCATGTATACTATGATGATTCATTAACCTTCTTCCTTTTCATTAGGTTGGCTATAGAAGCTTAAGTTCCTATTTAAAATTAAGATTTTCTTACGGTATCTATGAAGAGGTGTAATTTTGATTAAAGATAATTtgatcaaaagaaaataaaatgagaaCCTTAAATGCTGCTTTTGCAACCACAATGAGAGCATTCAACACTTATTTTTCAAGTGTCACTTTACAAAGTCAATTTGGTGAATTATTCAGATTGTCTTAGGTATTACCATGCCAAGGAATATGAATCATATAATGGGTGGTTGGTTACGTGATATGGTGGCTAAAAAAACTAATTCTAATtgggatagccgctctattttGCATGATTTGGCTATACTGCAATGATATGGTTTTTAATAAGGGAACAATAACCTCTCTTTTTTCGAGCACTGTTCAGATGCACATATTGGTTCAGATTTTAGAGACTGTTACAAAAGAGGACCAAAGGGAAGAGATCAGACTGGCTTGCCAGAATTTAGAGGTGACGGTTATGGAGCTCTTTGCCAAAAATAACTGGCAGTTTAGTCATAGATTATATGTTGAATAATGTCATGTAACATCCCTAAAATAACTATCtccttttgtttccttttcatCAATAGGCTAAGATGATGTAATAATACAACAAGGGTTGTATGCATCACGAATACAAAAGGTCGGATCGttatcttttttcttaaaaaaatcgaCCCGTTGGACATAGGACCGCAACACGCGCCGTCAACTGAAACAAACCACCACGGCAACACCCCACCACGTCGTCGAGCATAGTCATCTTGCACTGAACTCGATCGCCGCTATGTGTGACCTACCACCGCAACACCACAATGCCCCACCAGCTCCAATCACAGAGACCAGCCACATTGTTGGCCTCCTCGCCTCGCTAGCCATTGGCGCTTGAGCTAGAGCCGTGTCGTGCTGAACTTGTCGTTGCAATGCAAGGTTAGCCATCGCAGCCCGACTCCCATCAATATGTGACGCCGCCCATTTCCGTGAGAGTCAAGCATCACCACTGACCCAACCCTTGCCGCGCCAAGCTAGCCGTCGTCGTGCGAGACCAGCAACAGCTACCACCCAGGCCTGCTGCAGATTTGGACACCTCATCGAACTAACCGATGCAATGTGGGACCAGCCACTGCATAgccgcaccaccaccaccattggCATGCTACTCTGTGCCGCAACAAAACAGCCACCACCATGTGGGATTGTACGCCGCATCCACATGGGCCCACCTACCAGGCCTGGGCCCACCTACTAGGCCTGGGCCACCCTACCAGATCCAGGTGCCTCCAAGGCATCACCACGCCGTCCCAGTCGTCGAAACCTCACGGCAGCCACCAGTCATCACACCGTCCCACGTAGATGAGGCCTCCCTGCACCAAACCAACCACCGTCATGTGGGACTGGTCAATATGAAGCAGGCCTGTCCACCTCCAATCCATCGTGCTGACGTCCAGTAAGCCCTCGATTACGAACATCCATCCACCACCTTCCCATGCACGGTCGCATGCCACTGTTGGCCGCAGCCGCCACACCCTTGCATGGCCCGCCACCATGCCCCTCTCCTTGGCATGTGGCCACCACTACCGTGTCACCCCTAGCCATCTCGCAGAGCCCTCGCCACCTCGTGCGGCCATCACACTCATGCTTGTTGCGCATGGTTAGCACCACCACATCCTTTATCGCATGACGTGCTGTTATCGCACGTGACCTTCACGCCATCCCAGTCCTCCTCTGCGCGTGTCACCGTCGTGGGCACGTCATGGCCACCGTGGCCTCCATGCACCCCGCACGTCGTGGCCAACATGTGTCACCGCGGCCTCCATGCGCCGCCCTGTTCATGGGGCATCGCCACCGGCATCACTGTGTGCCGCCCCAGCCCATCACCAACCAGATTCGTGAGGATCTGCCGTAGGGGCTCTGGATCCTTCCTCGGAGACGCCAGATCCAGCTGCCGACCACATGGCCACGGCCACCACGGGAAACGATCGATGCGCGTTGCCGCCCTGCACCAGGCCGCCGCGTGCCATTGCCCCTGGCCAGAGGACACCCGCCCTGCAATAGGCCACCGTGCACCACCTTTGCGGGCCCAGATCTGGGTCGCGCATCGCTGTCTCGCCTGTCTGGCCTAGACATACCACTGGATGGCCGCCCAAAGTGCCACCGCTGGTTCTAGGAGCGCGCCCGACGCACCGCTCAACTTCACGGGCTTCCGACGACATCCCTGCACCAGTCACGTTGGAGGAAAACCTACCCTAGGTAGAAATGGAATGCCATGCTACCGCCATCCTTGCACCCGCGTGGACTTTTGGTGACGTGCTTGGGTGGCGACGAGGCAGTCGAAAGGGTGGGGGGTGACGGTGCTAGGGTTTGGTTGGTCGCCCAAGCCACCCCTCAAGAGCGACACAGGGGACAGGCTTACGATGAAAGTTGTGCCGTGTGCTAGACCTAAGGATGTGCACCAAGGCAGAATCCAACGGGGAAACACCTAAGCTGGTGGCTTGACGTCTTCCGGCGAGGAGGGACCTGCAAAG from the Phragmites australis chromosome 19, lpPhrAust1.1, whole genome shotgun sequence genome contains:
- the LOC133900771 gene encoding pentatricopeptide repeat-containing protein At4g18975, chloroplastic-like isoform X2, coding for MLSHLQQSLRALHRLPVTCRAAGDPVPFHPFWSSHIELIAGQCSKHTTRDFSTNNKVNSGRVNQQKELKPTTPSKLLDLEDSREAVYSTLDAWIAFEQDFPLASLKQALSALEKEEQWHRIVQVIKWMLSKGQGNTMRTYELLVCALEKDNRAEEAHKIWQKKIAHDLHSVPWRFCRLMLAIYYRNNRLDRLVRLFKELEACGRKPPSKDIIRKIEDAYEMLGLLEEKKVLLDKYKDIYNKPSRDDRKKGSKFKKTEMNKTSADGSKQSKMETSENLPDHCCPSDKESTVTI
- the LOC133900771 gene encoding pentatricopeptide repeat-containing protein At4g18975, chloroplastic-like isoform X1, translated to MLSHLQQSLRALHRLPVTCRAAGDPVPFHPFWSSHIELIAGQCSKHTTRDFSTNNKVNSGRVNQQKELKPTTPSKDNDIIIDRIQKSTRELKQGPIGKNLSSAEKRKFLINTLLDLEDSREAVYSTLDAWIAFEQDFPLASLKQALSALEKEEQWHRIVQVIKWMLSKGQGNTMRTYELLVCALEKDNRAEEAHKIWQKKIAHDLHSVPWRFCRLMLAIYYRNNRLDRLVRLFKELEACGRKPPSKDIIRKIEDAYEMLGLLEEKKVLLDKYKDIYNKPSRDDRKKGSKFKKTEMNKTSADGSKQSKMETSENLPDHCCPSDKESTVTI